Proteins encoded by one window of Dermochelys coriacea isolate rDerCor1 chromosome 13, rDerCor1.pri.v4, whole genome shotgun sequence:
- the PSME1 gene encoding proteasome activator complex subunit 1 isoform X1 produces MTALRVSPQAEAQVDSFRTQLCAQAEALVGTKFPTKMTQLDAFLKDPALNVGDLESLRAPLDIPIPDPAKEKAKAERRKKEEKKDEKKSEEEDKAPPCGPVSSNETVVGLVSRVKAEIQGAKEELGLVTVWVQLQVPRIEDGNNFGVAVQEKVFELMTALRTKLEGFQTQISKYFSERGDAVAKAAKNPHVGDYRQLVHELDEAQYAEIRLMVMEIRNLYAILYDIVVKNFEKIKKPRGETKGMIY; encoded by the exons ATGACTGCGCTGCGGGTCAGCCCCCAGGCCGAGGCTCAG gtggaTTCCTTCCGGACCCAGCTCTGCGCCCAG GCTGAAGCACTAGTTGGGACCAAGTTCCCCACTAAGATGACTCAGCTGGATGCTTTCCTCAAG gacCCGGCACTGAACGTGGGGGACCTCGAGTCCCTTCGGGCCCCACTTGACATCCCCATCCCCGACCCTGCCAAGGAGAAGGCCAAAGCCGAGCGCCGCAAG aaggaagagaagaaggatgaGAAGAAGTCGGAGGAGGAGGATAAAG cGCCCCCCTGTGGCCCTGTGAGCAGCAACGAGACAGTTGTGGGGCTGGTGAGCCGGGTGAAAGCCGAAATCCAGGGCGccaaggaggagctggggctg gtcACTGTCTGGGTTCAACTCCAGGTGCCCCGTATCGAAGACGGCAACAATTTTGGGGTTGCAGTCCAG gagaaGGTGTTTGAGCTGATGACGGCCTTGCGGACAAAGCTGGAAGGATTTCAGACCCAGATCTCCAA gTATTTTTCCGAGAGAGGCGACGCGGTGGCTAAAGCGGCCAAGAATCCTCATGTG GGCGATTACCGGCAGCTGGTGCATGAATTGGACGAGGCGCAATACGCTGAGATCCGGCTGATGGTGATGGAAATCCGGAACCTCTAt gccaTTCTTTACGACATCGTGGTCAAGAACTTTGAGAAGATCAAGAAGCCGCGGGGAGAAACCAAGGGCATGATTTACTGA
- the PSME1 gene encoding proteasome activator complex subunit 1 isoform X2: protein MGQGRAGGRGDRVSGPGGVPGVGTTRRERPAGTFDPPNFFPPPQVDSFRTQLCAQAEALVGTKFPTKMTQLDAFLKDPALNVGDLESLRAPLDIPIPDPAKEKAKAERRKKEEKKDEKKSEEEDKAPPCGPVSSNETVVGLVSRVKAEIQGAKEELGLVTVWVQLQVPRIEDGNNFGVAVQEKVFELMTALRTKLEGFQTQISKYFSERGDAVAKAAKNPHVGDYRQLVHELDEAQYAEIRLMVMEIRNLYAILYDIVVKNFEKIKKPRGETKGMIY from the exons ATGGGGCAAGGCCGGGCAGGTGGCCGGGGGGATCGGGTGTCGGGGCCTGGCGGCgtgcccggg GTGGGGACGACGCGGAGGGAGCGTCCTGCTGGGACATTTGACCCCCCcaatttctttccccccccccaggtggaTTCCTTCCGGACCCAGCTCTGCGCCCAG GCTGAAGCACTAGTTGGGACCAAGTTCCCCACTAAGATGACTCAGCTGGATGCTTTCCTCAAG gacCCGGCACTGAACGTGGGGGACCTCGAGTCCCTTCGGGCCCCACTTGACATCCCCATCCCCGACCCTGCCAAGGAGAAGGCCAAAGCCGAGCGCCGCAAG aaggaagagaagaaggatgaGAAGAAGTCGGAGGAGGAGGATAAAG cGCCCCCCTGTGGCCCTGTGAGCAGCAACGAGACAGTTGTGGGGCTGGTGAGCCGGGTGAAAGCCGAAATCCAGGGCGccaaggaggagctggggctg gtcACTGTCTGGGTTCAACTCCAGGTGCCCCGTATCGAAGACGGCAACAATTTTGGGGTTGCAGTCCAG gagaaGGTGTTTGAGCTGATGACGGCCTTGCGGACAAAGCTGGAAGGATTTCAGACCCAGATCTCCAA gTATTTTTCCGAGAGAGGCGACGCGGTGGCTAAAGCGGCCAAGAATCCTCATGTG GGCGATTACCGGCAGCTGGTGCATGAATTGGACGAGGCGCAATACGCTGAGATCCGGCTGATGGTGATGGAAATCCGGAACCTCTAt gccaTTCTTTACGACATCGTGGTCAAGAACTTTGAGAAGATCAAGAAGCCGCGGGGAGAAACCAAGGGCATGATTTACTGA
- the NRL gene encoding neural retina-specific leucine zipper protein yields MGPRRPGLRCGSGQVPYAGVPQGGPWRRSVALTGLMPHDAVPPRMSVPLAELPTSPLALEYLNDFDLLKFEVKRELTGPMGGASLGPSPCSSVPPSPTLSEVGMGDGGDPKAGLEELCWLAALHQQMAGGGEGLGLSPEEAVEALLGGAAEGGFCPGGLLQPQQQLPPLRDRLSDEQLVGMSVRELNRRLRGVGKDEVLRLKQKRRTLKNRGYAQSCRFKRVQQRHVLEAEKSRLARELEALRGELARLARERDLYKAHCEKLLPQPPSPSQCFL; encoded by the exons ATGGGACCCCGGCGTCCGGGACTCCGCTGCGGCTCAGGGCAGGTCCCGTACGCCGGGGTTCCCCAGGGCGGCCCCTGGCGGCGGAGCGTGGCGCTGACAG gTCTCATGCCCCACGACGCTGTCCCACCCAGGATGTCGGTGCCCCTAGCCGAGCTCCCCACCAGCCCCCTGGCCCTGGAATATCTCAACGATTTTGACCTGCTGAAGTTTGAGGTCAAGCGTGAGCTGACCGGCCCAATGGGCGGGGCCTCCCTgggcccctctccctgcagctcggTGCCGCCGTCCCCCACGCTGAGCgaagtggggatgggggatggaggggaccccaaggcagggctggaggagctctgcTGGCTAGCAGCGCTGCACCAGCAgatggcggggggcggggaggggctggggctgagcccgGAGGAGGCAGTGGAGGCCCTGCTGGGGGGGGCGGCCGAGGGGGGGTTCTGCCCCGGGGGGCTACTCCAACCGCAACAGCAG ctcccgcCCCTCCGCGACCGGCTCTCGGACGAGCAACTGGTGGGCATGTCGGTGCGGGAGCTGAACCGGCGGCTGCGGGGCGTCGGCAAGGACGAGGTGCTGCGGCTGAAGCAGAAGCGGCGCACGTTGAAGAACCGCGGCTACGCCCAGTCCTGCCGCTTCAAGCGGGTCCAGCAGCGCCACGTGCTGGAGGCGGAGAAATCCCGGCTGGCCCGCGAGCTGGAGGCCCTGCGGGGGGAGCTGGCCCGGCTCGCCCGCGAGCGCGACCTCTACAAGGCCCACTGCGAGaagctgctgccccagcccccctcgccctcccagtgcttcctctgA
- the CPNE6 gene encoding copine-6 translates to MSEVGKSQPVALGASRVELRVSCWNLLDRDTPTNPNPCVVLKQLSEGEWSEVGRSEIMHCSLNPVFSHIFPLDYFFEEMQTLCFEVYDASAKGAEGAGFQDDALLGEAECSLGQIMSQTKVTKPLLLKTGKTAGKSTITIEAEEVTSTNDFVQLEFRAQKLDNKDLFSKSDPFLEIYKVNSNNMEQLVMRTEVINNNLSPSWEPFRLSLHSLCSCDPDKTIRCVVYDYNSSGKHDYIGEFTTTFREMQEVSSGKEMEFECINPKYQEKKKHYTNSGTVVLTQCKVEKVHTFLDYIMGGLQIYFTVAIDFTASNGDPRSEHSLHFINPKEPNEYLKALSAVGEICQDYDSDKKFPAFGFGARIPPNYEVSHDFAINFDPDNPECERISGVIEAYKRCLPQIQLYGPTNLAPIINRVLAPASEEEGSGPPMRYRVLLVLTDGVLSDMPATREAVIRASRLPVSIIIVGVGNTDFSDMRALDEEDGTQETEGERAARNIVQFVPFREFKKAPPAALAKCVLAEVPNQVVEFYGSRGIVPSPRTPRPQ, encoded by the exons ATGTCAGAAGTGGGCAAGTCCCAGCCAGTGGCCCTGGGGGCCTCGCGGGTTGAGCTCCGGGTCTCATGCTGGAACCTCCTGGACCGGGACACCCCGACCAACCCGAACCCCTGCGTGGTGCTGAAGCAGCTCAGCGAGGGGGAGTGGAGCGAG GTGGGGCGCTCTGAGATCATGCACTGCAGCCTGAACCCCGTCTTCTCCCACATCTTCCCACTGGACTACTTCTTCGAGGAGATGCAGACGCTGTGCTTCGAAGTCTACGATGCCAGCGCCAAGGGCGCTGAGGGTGCGGGGTTCCAGGATGATGCCCTCCTGGGGGAGGCCGAGTGCTCCCTGGGCCAG ATCATGTCCCAGACCAAGGTCACCAAGCCGCTGCTACTCAAGACTGGGAAGACTGCAGGAAAATCCACCATCACG ATTGAAGCAGAAGAGGTCACTAGTACCAACGACTTTGTGCAGCTTGAGTTCCGGGCTCAGAAGCTGGACAACAAG GATCTCTTCAGCAAGTCTGACCCTTTCCTGGAAATCTACAAGGTGAACAGTAACAACATGGAGCAGCTGGTGATGAGGACGgag gTGATAAATAACAACCTCAGCCCCAGCTGGGAACCCTTCCGCCTCTCCCTCCACTCGCTGTGCAGCTGCGACCCAGACAAGACCATACGG TGTGTCGTTTACGACTATAACTCCAGTGGGAAACACGATTACATCGGTGAATTCACGACAACCTTCCGTGAAATGCAGGAGGTTTCCTCAGGGAAAGAG ATGGAGTTTGAGTGCATCAACCCAAAGTACCAGGAGAAGAAGAAACACTACACTAACTCCGGCACGGTGGTTCTGACCCAGTGCAAG GTGGAGAAGGTTCACACGTTTCTGGATTACATCATGGGCGGACTGCAGATCTACTTCACG GTGGCGATTGACTTCACGGCTTCCAACGGTGACCCACGCAGCGAACACTCCCTGCATTTCATCAACCCCAAGGAGCCCAACGAATACCTCAAAGCGCTGTCAGCCGTGGGTGAGATCTGCCAGGATTATGACAG cgACAAGAAGTTTCCAGCCTTTGGATTTGGGGCACGGATCCCCCCAAACTACGAG GTCTCCCATGATTTTGCCATCAACTTCGACCCAGACAACCCGGAGTGTGAAC GGATCTCGGGGGTGATCGAGGCCTACAAGCGGTGCCTGCCCCAAATCCAGCTCTACGGCCCCACCAACCTGGCCCCCATCATCAACCGGGTGCTGGCCCCCGCCAGCGAGGAAGAGGGCAGCGGGCCTCCCATG cggTACCGGGTGCTGCTGGTGCTGACGGACGGGGTGCTGAGTGACATGCCGGCCACACGGGAAGCTGTCATCCGAGCCTCGCGCCTGCCCGTCTCCATCAtcattgtgggggtggggaacacCGACTTCTCCGACATGCGGGCGCTGGACGAGGAGGATGGGACCCAGGAGACCGAGGGGGAGCGGGCCGCCCGCAACATCGTCCAGTTTGTGCCTTTCCGCGAGTTCAAGAAG gccCCGCCGGCAGCGCTGGCCAAGTGCGTGCTGGCCGAGGTCCCCAACCAGGTGGTGGAGTTTTATGGCAGCCGTGGCATCGTCCCCAGCCCCCGAACTCCTCGGCCCCAGTGA